A genome region from Amblyraja radiata isolate CabotCenter1 chromosome 4, sAmbRad1.1.pri, whole genome shotgun sequence includes the following:
- the eny2 gene encoding transcription and mRNA export factor ENY2 isoform X2, with protein sequence MNKDAQLRATINQKLIETGERERLKELLRAKLTECGWKDQLKAHCKDVIREKGLEHVTVDDLVAEITPKGRALVPDSVKKELLQRIRTFLSQHASL encoded by the exons ATGAATAAAGACGCACAACTCCGAGCAACAATAAACCAGAAGCTGATAGAAACAGGCGAACGAGAACG ACTGAAGGAGTTGCTCAGAGCAAAACTCACTGAATGTGGATGGAAAGATCAGTTAAAAGCACACTGCAAAG ATGTGATCAGAGAAAAAGGATTGGAACATGTTACAGTAGATGATTTGGTGGCAGAAATAACTCCAAAAGGAAGAG CCCTGGTGCCAGACAGCGTGAAGAAGGAGCTTTTGCAGAGAATAAGGACCTTTCTTTCTCAGCATGCCAGTCTCTAA
- the eny2 gene encoding transcription and mRNA export factor ENY2 isoform X1 yields the protein MCRSAGVGGSSVDEHRLLGSEVLGAEELSEMNKDAQLRATINQKLIETGERERLKELLRAKLTECGWKDQLKAHCKDVIREKGLEHVTVDDLVAEITPKGRALVPDSVKKELLQRIRTFLSQHASL from the exons ATGTGCAGGAGCGCGGGTGTTGGGGGAAGCAGCGTGGATGAGCACCGTCTCCTTGGATCCGAGGTGTTGGGGGCCGAGGAG CTATCCGAAATGAATAAAGACGCACAACTCCGAGCAACAATAAACCAGAAGCTGATAGAAACAGGCGAACGAGAACG ACTGAAGGAGTTGCTCAGAGCAAAACTCACTGAATGTGGATGGAAAGATCAGTTAAAAGCACACTGCAAAG ATGTGATCAGAGAAAAAGGATTGGAACATGTTACAGTAGATGATTTGGTGGCAGAAATAACTCCAAAAGGAAGAG CCCTGGTGCCAGACAGCGTGAAGAAGGAGCTTTTGCAGAGAATAAGGACCTTTCTTTCTCAGCATGCCAGTCTCTAA